CCGCCTTTGAGCATGTGGTTGGCTCGAATCAAATGCGCCACGGGGGCGATTTGGTTGGTCTAATTGATACGCTGGATTATATTAGGGGCATGGGTTTCAAGGTGTGTTGAGCCGATTGTGATCCGATCTTGGTGCTTACTCTGGTAGGGCATTTACTTCGCTGGAACGTACTTGATGAACCTTCCCTGGGCCTACGATGGCTACTCACCGGTTGATACCACTTTACTCGACATGCACCATGGCACACTCGAGGATTGGAGACGGACCATCACTGAGATCCACAAACGAGATATGTATGTGATCGTGGATAATACACTGGCAACGTAAGTACATATCCCAGGTGTCTCAGATCAACACTGGTTGACGAGTATATGCAGAATGAGCAACCTTATTGGTTTCAAAGGACATCTCAACGATTCAGCCGATTTTCGAGCAGATGAATATGAAGTGCAGTGGATCTCAGATAGACAATACGCGGACTTCAAATTCGGAAATGAGTACAACGAGACCTGCAACTTCCCGAAGTTTTGGAATGAGACTGGGTATCCGTTGACATCAGGTGGTGTTGAGGAGCTGAAAGGGTGCTATAATAGCGATTTCGATCAATTTGGAGAGCTGGAGGCGTTCGGTAACTTTCCAGACTGGAAGCGCCAGCTTACCAAGTTCGCCTCGGTGCAAGATCGTCTGCGTGAATGGCACAAGCCTATTCGTGATGTCATCACTAAGCATTCTTGCATTCAGATCGCTAGTCTAGATATCGATGGTTTCCGTTTCGATAAAGCCGTTCAGACAACCCTCGAGCCCCTAAGTGAAATAACAGCCGTCTACCGTGAGTGTGCGAAGAAATATGGCAAGCATAACTTTTTCCTTCCCGGTGAGATCACATCAGGAAATACCTTTGGCAGTCTTTACCTTGGACGCGGTCGTCAGCCAGATCAGCAGCCTGAATCTGCAGATGCTGGTGTTAAGTTGAAGAATAGTTCGGACGGATATTTTCTCAGAGACGATGGATACCAGGCGTTGGACTCAGCCGCGTTTCACTACACGATCTACCGTTCGATGACTCGTTTCCTGGGAATGGATGGTAATCTAGTGGCTGGCTTTGACTTGCCTACTGATTTTATCGAGGCCTGGAATGGGATGCTCGTCAGCAACGACTTCCTCAATGCATACACGGGTGAAGTAGACCCGAGGCACATGTTTGGTGTCTCAAACCAGGACAACTTTCGCTGGCCAGCAATCGTAAATGGCACCGAGAAATATCTTCTGGGTCTTTATATCGTCACCTTGGAGCTCCCTGGAATTCCTCTGATCCTATGGGGCGAAGAGCAGGCGATGTATGTTTTTGAATCTACTGCTTCTAACTACCTGTTCGGCCGGCAGCCAATGACGTATCAGACTGCATGGTGGACACATGGATGCATGACTTTGAATACATCCAAATTCTACGATTTCCCTAATGAGAAGGGACTACACGGCTGCGAGGATATCACCGTTACGTATGATCAGCGGAATCCGGCACACCCTCTGCGCAATATCATGAAGCGCATGTTCGAAATTCGGGAGCAGTATCCGGTAGCAAATGATGGGTTTTATCTTCAAACGCTTTCTCAGCTGACAAAGGATGTGTACCTTCCTGGTTCAACGGACACGCCGACTGTGACTGGTCTATGGTCGGTTCTGCGGAGCTACTTCCCAGGCGTCCAGAAGGAGGCAAGCAAGAACAGTCAGAACCTTTGGCTTGTGTATCATAATGCTAACAAAACTGAAACCTACGGTGGTGactgcaaaaagaaagataccGCCTTGCTGTCGCCTTTCAAGTCGGGAACTAAGCTGAAGAATCTCTTCTATCCGTACGATGAGCTCACTTTAGAAGATGGTCCGGGCGAAATCGCAGTCCACAATAGCACTGAGAGCTATGGATGCATCCGCAGTATGAAATTGCTTCCATGGGAATACCGTGCCTACATAGAGGCCGAGAACTTCGTTGAGCCCGGCCCTACTGTTACTGAGTTCGTTCCTGGCCACGACGCCCGATTGTTGTCTACGGATGACAGTGGCCAAACTGTCGACATCCAGCTCGGATATTCAAAAGAGATGGACTGTGACAAGATCGCCGATGCCATCTCTTTGAACTCAACGACAGTGAAGGGAGTTACAGCTTCCCTTGACACATCTAGCGTGTCTTGCAACAAAATCTCCCCAAGGACAAGCAGTGATAACTTTGTTGGGGAGGTTCCAACCGTTTGGACATGGTCTGCCAAGCTGAAAAATGTCCACCACGGAATCCATCAGCTGACAGTTAAGAACGTTTCCACGACGTCTGGAGTTCATACCGATGCGGTTGACCAGTTCTTATTCCGTGTCGGAAGTCAAAACAATCCCCTTTTATCCCCACTGTCCAATTATTCCACCAGTCTTGTGCAGAAATCCGACAACGGCAGCTTCTATATCCAGCATGACGCCGCTGGTGCTGATAAATTTCGCTACTCGACTGATTTTGGCCTTAACTGGTCCAACTGGACAACGTATACCGGTGACAACACCCTAGTCGACTTCCCAGAGTGGACCGGAACAGACGCTCAGAAGTGGAAGGGAACTCATATTCGCGTACAGTACTTTTCAAGGCTCACCGGCAGTAGTGATTACATTCAGGAAGGTGATCATGGCTGGGAAAAAGGTGTTGCTCGAAGATTTCCTAACCTCTTTTGGAACGGTCCGTTCAATCAATATGGTTACGATGCGGGACTGGATAACAAGATGAGATACGATACCAAGGATCATCGTTGGAAGTACGATTTTGTCTACGAGTGGCCGGCCATTGGACAAATGAGTGTCTGGGGAATGTTAAAGGATGGGCGGCCCGACGTTACAGAGGTGTATGGTGATGTCGACAACTCATCTGTAGTTCAGAAACTTCCTCCGTCTTACCTATCGTCCAACGTGATCAATATCACAAAGCTGCCTCCATTCCCGCACCTCGGCTGGACCATCACGCTCAATGACGCCAACTTGAGATATGAGATGCTTCCGGTCGGATCTGGATGGGCCCAGCTCGTGTTATACATTCTTCTCTGGGTGCTTCCAATTCTCATGGGATTTGCTggtatcttcatcttcatcaggaCATTCTACCGTGTTAAACTCAATACCGATGGCGATGTGGCCAAAGAAGATAAGCTACCGCTCCTGTTTTGGCGGAGGGTCAGAGAAAAGTTCTCCGGCGACGACGAGTCGGATAAGTCGATATCAGATAAGGATATACCGACAGACATTGCTATCGCGGGAGCCCCTGAGCAACGTCGTACAGTATTGATCGCCACCATGGAATACAACATCGAAGACTGGAAGGTCAAGGTCAAGATCGGCGGTCTAGGCGTCATGGCACAACTCATGTCTCAGCATCTGAAGCATCAAAACTTGATCTGGGTTGTTCCTTGCGTTGGTGACATTGAATATCCTCAGGACACGCCATCCGAGCCTTTCGTGGTCACTATCCTGGACAAGCCATATTTTATCAATGTGCAATATCATATAGTTGATAACATCACCTATGTCCTGCTCGACGCTCCAGTTTTCCGCCAACAGACCAAAGCAGagccatatcctcctcgcatggatgatcttgacaGTGCAATCTACTATTCGGCATGGAACCAATGTATCGCAGAGACGATCAAACGATTCCCGTCAATCGATCTCTATCATATCAACGATTTCCATGGTTGTTTAGCACCACTGTATTTGCTTCCCACGCGTACCATCCCGGTGTGCCTGTCCTTACATAATGCTGAATTCCAGGGTCTTTGGCCCCTGAGAAACccccaggaaaagaaggaagtcTGTTCGGTCTTCAACCTTCCCATCGAAACTGCAACCAAGTACAGTCAATTTGGAAACgtcttcaaccttcttcacACTGGTGCGAGCTATGTGCGATTCTACCAACGCGGTTTCGGCGCAGTAGGTGTGTCCAAAAAGTATGGAAAGCGCTCATGGGCTAGATACCCGATTTTCTGGAGTCTTGAAAAGATTGGCAGTCTTCCAAACCCAGACCCCTCCGACACAGGGGACATGACAAATAACGCAGACGCCGAGGTTCCAATCCAGTCCTACGAAGAACGAATCAATGATAAGCTACAGGCCCAGAAGTGGGCTGGTTTGAATGAAGATCGTGATGCTGACCTACTTGTGTTCGTCGGGCGATGGTCGAAGCAGAAGGGAGTGGATTTGATTGCAGATGTCATGCCAGCGATATTATCCGCCAGACCCCACGTGCAATTGATCTGCGTTGGACCTATCGTTGATCTCTATGGTAGACTGGCTGCTACAAAGCTAGAGCGCATCATGGAAATGTTCCCTGGTCGCGTCTTCTCTAAGCCAGAGTTCACCGTTTTGCCTCCATACGTATTTTCTGGTGCCGACTTCGCTCTGATTCCCTCCAGAGACGAACCATTTGGGTTAGTCGCTGTAGAGTTCGGCCGTAAGGGTGCACTGGGAATCGGTTCTCGCATCGGAGGTTTAGGCCAGATGCCAGGTTGGTGGTACACCGTGGAATCCGACGCAACCCGCCATCTTCTGCATCAGTTGAAGACCGCTATCAAACAAGCGTTGGACTCATCACAGGACGCTCGTGAGGAGATGCGCGCCAATTCCGTCAGGCAACATTTCCCCGTTCTTGAATGGATTCAGAAACTCGAAGCCTTGCAACGAACAGCGATCCAAATCCATCAcaccaagaacaagaacaccgTGACAGGCCCGATGCCAGAGTCGCAGAACTATTGGGAGACTCAAAGCGTACGAATGTCTACGCTGGGCCTTCCAGGACCTACCCAGTCAATGACAGAGGGTTTGGATACACCGCCAGGAAGGCTTTTGACGCCCGGCCAGTCTCGATTTGCAGAATTGCAATTGGAGGGAGCTGATGGCAACAGGAACAGCAGCCTGGGTCGCAAACTCTCGCTCGGTCGGCGATCTGGACCTGGTCAGGACAGAAAACGTCCCGGCAAGAGCCCGCCGCGCGAGAGCCAGATCCTAGGAGAGGATTTGGAAGGTGAGAACACGgatgccgaagaagagggcaCCACTACGCCGCAGGTGAACTATATTTCGCCTGAAGAAGCTATGGCTGCAGTTAACAACACTTTGGGAACTCAAGATATCGGAATGGCACACACGAACAATAGTACTCACTCGCTCGCTGGTCCTCAAGGATCTACTTACATGTCCGTGCCAGGCTCACCAAACAACATGTCACGGGCCTCCTCTCCAATGCCAGGAACCCCGGGGCTGCCTCAATACCCATTCCAGTTCGCATTGGGTTCTGGCGGAAATACTCCTTTCACTCACTCCCGCAATGTGTCCATGCTTTCCTTGCCTTCAGTCGTGGCGGACCACAACCAGCCGGTTTTTGAGCTGCAAAAGGTTGATCCGACCTTTACAGACAGCACACGCCACTTCACGCGACGCTTCGAAGAGATCCTCAACAAcctgaacaagaagaacTCGATGACAGACTGCTGTATCGAGACGTACCTAATGAAGAGCGAGCGTAAATTCTACGACATGTACAACGATGCACAATTAAAGAAACAGCCCGATGATCGTGCAGTGTCTGATTCGAATTCAGACACTCAAGATAACCGCGCCTCGTACGCCACTGTCACTGGAGGTTCGGACTCGAATGATCCGGATGAGATTGATTTATGGCTCTCTCGACTGGGGTATAAGCGACCGATTGCTATTCAAAGATTCATGAGAAGGCGTCTTGGCAAATGGCCTGTCTACGCTCTATTCCTGGGTCTTGGACAAATCATCGCGACCAACTCCGCTCAAATGACCCTGTTGGTCGGTCAGGTAGGAGAAACAGCAACCAAGTTGTACATTATCGCCACGATCTACTGCATTTCCTCTATCTGTTGGTGGCTCCTCTTCTATCGATTCCCGTCAGTAATCGTCCTCACTCTCCCCTGGTTCATTTACTGCATGGCATTTATCATCATTGGCGTCTCTCCATTCGCTCTCACATCTCTCGGTCGAGCCTGGGCCCAGAACGTCGCTGCAGGTGTGTATTCCGCCGCATCATCTAGCGGCTCGTTATTCTTCGCCCTCAACTTCGGTGATCAGGGTGCCGTTCCTATAAAGGATTGGATGTTCCGCGCAAGTCTCATCCAGGGAATCCAGCAGCTCTACACCGTCGCCTTATGGTACTGGAGCTCGAAGGTGACCGAAGCAGAGGTGGGAGGCGTGTCCACCGCGGCTCTAAGCTCATGGAGACTCACAGCTGTGGTGATGCCCATCGCCGCAGTATGTTTCATAGTCGGCGTGCTTCTCGCGCTCGGCCTACCAAAATACTACCGCCAATCCCCCGGTAggatcctcttcttctacaCATCCCTCTTCCGCCGCCGTATTGtcctctggttcttcttcatggTAATAGTCCAGAACTGGTTCCTCTCCGCAGCATTTGGTCGCAATTGGTCATTCCTCTGGTCCTCCCAACACGCTAAGGCATGGGAGGTCGTCATCCTAgtcatctttttcttcgtcgtcctctGGGtaatcatcctcatcatatTCCGCGCCCTATCCAAGGAACACAGCTGGATTCTACCCGTCTTTGGTCTGAGTCTCGGCGCACCGCGCTGGGCCCAAACATGGTGGGGAACGTCCAACATAGGCTACTACCTGCCATGGGCGGGAAGTCTGACATCCGGTGCCCTCGTGTCGAGATGCgtctggctctggctcggtGTGCTTGACGAAATCCAGCAAGTCGGCCTGGGTATGATCCTCCTACAGACACTGACCAGAGTCCACGTGTGCTTCGTTCTGTTGGCCGCACAGGCTCTCGGATCCATCGCTACGATCTGCGCCCGTGGATTCGCGCCGAATAAGCTCGGGCCCGCGGGAATCTCGCCGAACGTGGGAACGTCTCTAGATACAGTTGGAAATGCGTGGTTCTGGATCGCGCttttcttccagcttctggCTAGGTAAGGCTTCTGTAT
This window of the Aspergillus flavus chromosome 8, complete sequence genome carries:
- a CDS encoding glycogen synthase (unnamed protein product), translating into MFLTVMQRSAILILSLLSATALSWPYTESLVDYNLNENKTAEAPIDYWGEWPDHEYHPSPDNWRFPIYTIFLDRIANGDPKNDDINGTAFEHVVGSNQMRHGGDLVGLIDTLDYIRGMGFKGIYFAGTYLMNLPWAYDGYSPVDTTLLDMHHGTLEDWRRTITEIHKRDMYVIVDNTLATMSNLIGFKGHLNDSADFRADEYEVQWISDRQYADFKFGNEYNETCNFPKFWNETGYPLTSGGVEELKGCYNSDFDQFGELEAFGNFPDWKRQLTKFASVQDRLREWHKPIRDVITKHSCIQIASLDIDGFRFDKAVQTTLEPLSEITAVYRECAKKYGKHNFFLPGEITSGNTFGSLYLGRGRQPDQQPESADAGVKLKNSSDGYFLRDDGYQALDSAAFHYTIYRSMTRFLGMDGNLVAGFDLPTDFIEAWNGMLVSNDFLNAYTGEVDPRHMFGVSNQDNFRWPAIVNGTEKYLLGLYIVTLELPGIPLILWGEEQAMYVFESTASNYLFGRQPMTYQTAWWTHGCMTLNTSKFYDFPNEKGLHGCEDITVTYDQRNPAHPLRNIMKRMFEIREQYPVANDGFYLQTLSQLTKDVYLPGSTDTPTVTGLWSVLRSYFPGVQKEASKNSQNLWLVYHNANKTETYGGDCKKKDTALLSPFKSGTKLKNLFYPYDELTLEDGPGEIAVHNSTESYGCIRSMKLLPWEYRAYIEAENFVEPGPTVTEFVPGHDARLLSTDDSGQTVDIQLGYSKEMDCDKIADAISLNSTTVKGVTASLDTSSVSCNKISPRTSSDNFVGEVPTVWTWSAKLKNVHHGIHQLTVKNVSTTSGVHTDAVDQFLFRVGSQNNPLLSPLSNYSTSLVQKSDNGSFYIQHDAAGADKFRYSTDFGLNWSNWTTYTGDNTLVDFPEWTGTDAQKWKGTHIRVQYFSRLTGSSDYIQEGDHGWEKGVARRFPNLFWNGPFNQYGYDAGLDNKMRYDTKDHRWKYDFVYEWPAIGQMSVWGMLKDGRPDVTEVYGDVDNSSVVQKLPPSYLSSNVINITKLPPFPHLGWTITLNDANLRYEMLPVGSGWAQLVLYILLWVLPILMGFAGIFIFIRTFYRVKLNTDGDVAKEDKLPLLFWRRVREKFSGDDESDKSISDKDIPTDIAIAGAPEQRRTVLIATMEYNIEDWKVKVKIGGLGVMAQLMSQHLKHQNLIWVVPCVGDIEYPQDTPSEPFVVTILDKPYFINVQYHIVDNITYVLLDAPVFRQQTKAEPYPPRMDDLDSAIYYSAWNQCIAETIKRFPSIDLYHINDFHGCLAPLYLLPTRTIPVCLSLHNAEFQGLWPLRNPQEKKEVCSVFNLPIETATKYSQFGNVFNLLHTGASYVRFYQRGFGAVGVSKKYGKRSWARYPIFWSLEKIGSLPNPDPSDTGDMTNNADAEVPIQSYEERINDKLQAQKWAGLNEDRDADLLVFVGRWSKQKGVDLIADVMPAILSARPHVQLICVGPIVDLYGRLAATKLERIMEMFPGRVFSKPEFTVLPPYVFSGADFALIPSRDEPFGLVAVEFGRKGALGIGSRIGGLGQMPGWWYTVESDATRHLLHQLKTAIKQALDSSQDAREEMRANSVRQHFPVLEWIQKLEALQRTAIQIHHTKNKNTVTGPMPESQNYWETQSVRMSTLGLPGPTQSMTEGLDTPPGRLLTPGQSRFAELQLEGADGNRNSSLGRKLSLGRRSGPGQDRKRPGKSPPRESQILGEDLEGENTDAEEEGTTTPQVNYISPEEAMAAVNNTLGTQDIGMAHTNNSTHSLAGPQGSTYMSVPGSPNNMSRASSPMPGTPGLPQYPFQFALGSGGNTPFTHSRNVSMLSLPSVVADHNQPVFELQKVDPTFTDSTRHFTRRFEEILNNLNKKNSMTDCCIETYLMKSERKFYDMYNDAQLKKQPDDRAVSDSNSDTQDNRASYATVTGGSDSNDPDEIDLWLSRLGYKRPIAIQRFMRRRLGKWPVYALFLGLGQIIATNSAQMTLLVGQVGETATKLYIIATIYCISSICWWLLFYRFPSVIVLTLPWFIYCMAFIIIGVSPFALTSLGRAWAQNVAAGVYSAASSSGSLFFALNFGDQGAVPIKDWMFRASLIQGIQQLYTVALWYWSSKVTEAEVGGVSTAALSSWRLTAVVMPIAAVCFIVGVLLALGLPKYYRQSPGRILFFYTSLFRRRIVLWFFFMVIVQNWFLSAAFGRNWSFLWSSQHAKAWEVVILVIFFFVVLWVIILIIFRALSKEHSWILPVFGLSLGAPRWAQTWWGTSNIGYYLPWAGSLTSGALVSRCVWLWLGVLDEIQQVGLGMILLQTLTRVHVCFVLLAAQALGSIATICARGFAPNKLGPAGISPNVGTSLDTVGNAWFWIALFFQLLASWGFLLFYRREQLNRP